Proteins encoded by one window of Akkermansia muciniphila ATCC BAA-835:
- a CDS encoding type I 3-dehydroquinate dehydratase produces the protein MQQIVREHQAYPPKIVASVTSWELWKTLKGKDLTDQCDLVELRVDALPPELTTEQVMEFRPEMPLLVTVRCHEEGGLRRIPEEERFALLRAYMPYAAAMDIEIKAMRHARELVMEARERDVIIIGSTHDFQITPGVDYLREQEKKARSYKADIVKFAFTPCLASDIQTGVQLFTKPKGPIAVMGMGPMGPVSRLLYSQLGSCLVYGYLGEEETAPGQWHVSLIKETLRRLGPILR, from the coding sequence ATGCAGCAGATTGTACGTGAACATCAGGCCTATCCGCCGAAAATCGTTGCGTCCGTTACCTCGTGGGAGCTATGGAAAACGCTGAAAGGAAAAGATTTAACAGACCAGTGCGATCTAGTAGAACTGCGCGTGGATGCCCTTCCCCCGGAACTCACGACTGAACAGGTTATGGAGTTCCGGCCGGAGATGCCCCTGCTGGTCACCGTGCGCTGCCATGAGGAAGGAGGGCTGCGCCGCATCCCGGAAGAAGAGCGCTTTGCCCTGCTCCGGGCCTATATGCCGTATGCCGCCGCCATGGACATTGAAATCAAGGCCATGCGCCACGCCAGGGAACTGGTTATGGAAGCGCGGGAGCGGGACGTCATCATCATCGGCTCCACCCATGATTTCCAAATCACTCCGGGTGTGGATTACCTGCGCGAACAGGAAAAAAAGGCGCGCTCCTACAAGGCGGATATCGTCAAATTTGCATTCACGCCCTGCCTGGCCTCGGACATCCAGACAGGAGTACAGCTTTTCACCAAGCCCAAGGGGCCGATCGCCGTCATGGGAATGGGGCCCATGGGACCCGTCTCCCGCCTGCTTTACTCTCAACTGGGTTCCTGCCTGGTATATGGCTACCTGGGAGAAGAGGAAACGGCCCCCGGGCAATGGCACGTCTCACTCATTAAGGAAACCCTCCGCCGCCTCGGCCCCATCCTCCGCTGA
- a CDS encoding phage capsid protein — protein MAVTISDNYQVKYTRKWGSLLQQHASRLDKYVSVMRDLSGKVVFLDQFGILDFTEKTTRVGQTVLNEAPTTRRSMRPRTFTKAIGYDEFDATRLGDMDLPVSKTIEGLQAAAGRRMDDVMISGFLDTNYVGEDGMTAVPFKESQQIAVDHVDSGTKSASNLTVAKLRAALQLFEENEAWNQDAPQFGDQLVIAVTSSQIMNLLRETEVSSYDFNNVKALVEGKIDTFMGFKFIRTQRLPKTEEGVRSCLAWVKSKAQFGIWNDFKVKLSVRDDMEEALQIRAKFACGATRLQEEGFVKILCDEGAS, from the coding sequence ATGGCAGTAACTATCAGCGATAATTATCAGGTAAAATACACCAGAAAATGGGGCTCCCTGCTCCAGCAGCACGCCTCCCGGCTGGACAAGTATGTCAGCGTCATGCGCGACTTGAGCGGCAAGGTAGTATTTCTGGATCAATTCGGCATTCTGGACTTCACGGAAAAAACCACACGGGTGGGGCAGACCGTTTTGAACGAGGCTCCCACCACACGCCGGTCCATGCGGCCGCGCACGTTCACCAAAGCCATTGGCTACGATGAATTTGACGCCACCCGCCTGGGAGACATGGACCTTCCCGTCAGCAAGACGATTGAAGGTCTCCAGGCCGCAGCAGGCCGCCGCATGGACGACGTGATGATCTCCGGCTTCCTGGATACGAACTACGTGGGAGAAGACGGCATGACCGCCGTTCCATTCAAGGAAAGCCAGCAAATAGCCGTGGATCACGTAGACAGCGGCACCAAATCCGCCAGCAACCTTACCGTGGCCAAGCTGCGCGCAGCCCTCCAGCTTTTTGAGGAAAACGAAGCCTGGAACCAGGATGCCCCGCAGTTCGGAGACCAGCTCGTCATTGCGGTAACCAGTTCCCAGATCATGAACCTGCTGCGGGAAACGGAGGTCAGCAGTTATGACTTCAACAATGTAAAAGCCCTGGTGGAAGGGAAAATAGACACCTTCATGGGATTCAAATTCATCCGCACCCAGAGGCTTCCCAAAACAGAAGAGGGAGTCCGTTCCTGCCTGGCCTGGGTAAAGAGCAAGGCCCAGTTTGGCATATGGAATGATTTCAAAGTGAAGCTTTCCGTGCGCGACGATATGGAGGAAGCCCTGCAAATCCGGGCCAAGTTCGCCTGCGGCGCCACCCGCCTCCAGGAGGAAGGCTTTGTCAAGATCCTGTGCGACGAAGGAGCCAGCTAA
- a CDS encoding polyphenol oxidase family protein, with the protein METPAFLKPIQSYPGEIVQFIERIPGVDVAGDRETVLERLEPYHKAEVEALGWRWKDLRRAEQVHGTKVALVGDIGSNYPVEGVDGLICSGVSDCVLAIYVADCAAVWLYDKENCHRSLIHSGKAGTAGNIVSNTIKSMKKCLGVEPSNLIAVISPCIRPPHYEEDIPTAIKAQLIEAGVPEEQIHDSGLDTAEDTKRFYSYRMEKGQTGRMLALFGPDHATRTHAIIL; encoded by the coding sequence ATGGAAACGCCAGCATTCTTGAAGCCTATCCAGTCCTATCCCGGAGAAATCGTCCAATTCATTGAGAGAATTCCGGGAGTAGACGTCGCCGGAGACCGCGAAACCGTGCTGGAACGGCTGGAACCGTACCATAAGGCGGAAGTGGAAGCCCTGGGCTGGCGGTGGAAAGACCTGCGCCGCGCCGAACAGGTGCACGGCACGAAAGTTGCCCTGGTGGGGGACATCGGCTCCAATTATCCTGTGGAAGGCGTGGACGGCCTGATTTGCTCCGGAGTTTCCGACTGCGTGCTTGCCATTTACGTGGCGGACTGCGCCGCCGTGTGGTTGTACGACAAGGAAAACTGCCACCGTTCCCTGATTCATTCAGGCAAGGCGGGAACCGCCGGCAACATCGTTTCCAACACCATCAAGTCCATGAAAAAATGCCTTGGGGTGGAACCGTCCAACCTGATTGCCGTCATTTCCCCCTGTATCCGCCCGCCTCATTATGAGGAAGACATTCCTACGGCCATTAAGGCACAGCTCATTGAAGCGGGGGTACCGGAAGAACAGATTCATGATTCCGGGCTGGACACGGCGGAGGATACCAAACGTTTTTACTCCTACCGCATGGAAAAAGGGCAAACGGGCCGCATGCTGGCCCTTTTCGGCCCGGATCACGCTACGCGGACGCACGCAATTATTCTTTAA
- a CDS encoding outer membrane lipoprotein-sorting protein produces the protein MLRRYSLLSTFFAGMAAVFFSFAASLAQEASPDAGQLLKRVRQGATLQENKDIKGQIRKRSVKIPFSMSLRGNLIAFQYQLNNVWNRFDLKFKDRGQEILSWKDGKAGVLPVAQYAVPIAGTDVTYEDLSMRYLYWPQAKIVRDDAASTVKGRDCWIVQIPNPNSGVGQYAWVRVWIDKENGAMWQVDGIDRRGELAKRFMIDSVMKLKDGSWFFKRMKVEVRDPSNPRRTVSVSYIDMDSPE, from the coding sequence ATGCTGCGCAGGTATTCTTTACTTTCCACTTTTTTTGCGGGAATGGCCGCCGTGTTTTTTTCCTTTGCTGCCTCCTTGGCCCAGGAGGCTTCTCCGGATGCCGGGCAGCTGCTGAAAAGGGTGCGCCAGGGGGCAACTCTTCAGGAAAACAAGGACATTAAGGGGCAAATACGCAAACGCAGCGTCAAAATTCCCTTTTCCATGAGTCTGCGCGGCAATCTGATAGCCTTCCAGTACCAGCTCAATAATGTCTGGAACAGGTTCGACCTGAAATTCAAGGACCGCGGCCAGGAGATCCTTTCCTGGAAGGACGGGAAAGCCGGTGTTTTGCCGGTTGCCCAGTATGCGGTGCCCATTGCGGGGACGGACGTAACGTACGAAGATCTTTCCATGCGCTACCTGTACTGGCCCCAGGCAAAAATTGTCCGGGATGATGCGGCGAGCACCGTCAAGGGGCGGGATTGCTGGATTGTCCAGATACCGAATCCTAATTCCGGGGTGGGGCAATATGCCTGGGTGCGCGTCTGGATTGATAAGGAGAACGGCGCCATGTGGCAGGTGGATGGCATTGACCGCCGCGGGGAGCTGGCTAAAAGGTTCATGATTGATTCCGTGATGAAATTGAAGGACGGATCCTGGTTTTTCAAACGGATGAAGGTGGAGGTCCGGGATCCTTCCAATCCGCGCAGAACGGTCTCCGTCAGCTACATAGATATGGACAGCCCAGAATAG
- a CDS encoding polysaccharide deacetylase family protein → MKKHLFLACALAFGLSACSQHQEQPAESGSPVKTTISPVTAPGKKPDRPAVKLPPKSVPVPSVSPSYNNTPLSPRIPGVTVNRVAVPDKVVALTFDDGPHGTLTPRVLDILRDNNVKGTFFMQGCNVKAHPQVVRRMVNEGHEVGNHTWNHVYLSKVPREKAESQLQSTNEAIRNACGVVPVVMRPPGGYTNAGVASWARQRFGFTTVMWDVDTNDWRKPGSSVVAARAVNGAKPGSIILVHDIHASTVAAVDAIVKGLKNRGYELVTVSELIRRGRAAAGHAPSMPAAPAVPDSSPLAVPAIVAPAEPVPAPAETVAGM, encoded by the coding sequence ATGAAGAAACATTTATTCCTTGCATGTGCCCTGGCGTTCGGCCTGTCCGCCTGTTCCCAGCACCAGGAGCAGCCGGCGGAGTCCGGTTCTCCGGTGAAAACGACCATTTCTCCCGTGACTGCTCCTGGGAAAAAGCCGGACCGGCCGGCCGTGAAATTGCCTCCCAAGTCCGTTCCGGTGCCTTCCGTAAGCCCGTCCTATAATAATACTCCTCTTTCCCCGCGCATTCCGGGGGTAACGGTCAACCGTGTGGCTGTGCCGGACAAGGTGGTGGCCCTCACCTTTGATGACGGTCCCCATGGAACGCTGACCCCCAGGGTGCTGGACATCCTGCGCGACAATAACGTCAAGGGTACTTTCTTCATGCAGGGCTGCAATGTGAAGGCCCATCCCCAGGTAGTGCGCCGCATGGTCAATGAGGGCCATGAAGTAGGCAACCATACATGGAATCACGTTTATCTGAGCAAAGTGCCCCGCGAAAAAGCGGAATCCCAGCTCCAGAGCACTAATGAAGCCATCCGCAACGCCTGCGGCGTTGTCCCCGTGGTCATGCGCCCCCCCGGCGGCTATACGAATGCAGGCGTGGCGTCCTGGGCCCGCCAGCGCTTCGGCTTCACCACGGTCATGTGGGATGTGGACACGAATGACTGGCGCAAGCCCGGCTCCTCCGTGGTGGCCGCCCGCGCCGTGAACGGCGCCAAACCCGGCTCCATCATTCTGGTGCATGACATTCACGCTTCTACGGTGGCGGCGGTGGACGCCATTGTGAAGGGATTGAAAAACCGCGGCTATGAACTGGTGACCGTTTCCGAACTTATCAGGAGAGGACGTGCCGCCGCCGGCCATGCTCCTTCCATGCCCGCGGCTCCTGCTGTTCCGGATTCTTCTCCCCTTGCCGTTCCTGCGATTGTGGCTCCCGCGGAGCCTGTTCCCGCTCCGGCGGAGACGGTGGCCGGCATGTAA
- a CDS encoding protein translocase subunit SecDF, with protein sequence MSAPLAFIYDLFNNPLFIFIGGLVLLGVFFWYLGSDQDKVKRNAGTIFIIGIASFSLFSLFQQGLKYGIDIAGGVSFTLSVEPNIGDDGKPIPLTDQAMEQACVILTDRLNSTGANDVIIRPKKKDNLNLIEVQIPAADPAKREETKAILTKVAKLQILPVHPRNNELVAEGRIRVPGYRMYEYTFKNGKGEDVTEKIFLEKRESLTGRDIVRAGVDLARPGHVNVTLSNEGADKMYNLTSRMQLGHDRMAIVLDDVVKSAPTVQAILSKSFEISGLDAPGEAEALTKVLSNPLTNKLNFESASEISASLGHTALLQGEYAGITGLILCFIMMIIYYRFAGLVAIMGLTINALLLLGAMSIFGFELTLPGIAGIVLTLGVAVDSNVLIYERLREEKEMGRPFRVAIRNSFDKAFSAIFDSNITSLITAVILYWMATGTIKGFAVTLTVGVITSMIGAILVTRVLFYWADTVGMMKDLKFLNLFKKKTNIDFMSQKIWSCSLSAILLMICIVFGAVKGKDCLGMDFTGGSSISYLVNKGDISFREVEGVVNKLSLTQKATVQEVAESTDSSKVNILINFSDHAQDKEAITTALDKAFPVLDNAPFSEETIGQSMGYDTLITSAWALFFGILGIMVYLTVRFEWTFAIGAVIALTHDVLLVLGLVIVSGTELNVIHIGALLTVAGYSINDKIIVFDRIREFLRFSDPNESASQIMNEAINQTLSRTILTSLSTLAVLVCLYFFGGPSMEDFAWTISAGILIGTYSSIFIASPAALFFSRKHGLHEEVRQAMKAGA encoded by the coding sequence ATGTCCGCTCCTCTCGCCTTCATCTACGATCTCTTCAATAACCCTCTTTTCATCTTCATTGGCGGTCTGGTGTTGCTGGGTGTGTTTTTCTGGTACCTGGGTTCCGACCAGGACAAGGTCAAGCGCAATGCCGGAACGATTTTCATTATCGGCATTGCGTCTTTTTCCCTGTTCTCCCTCTTCCAGCAGGGGTTGAAATACGGCATTGACATTGCCGGGGGCGTCTCCTTCACGTTGAGCGTGGAACCGAATATCGGAGACGACGGCAAGCCCATTCCCCTGACGGACCAGGCCATGGAACAGGCATGCGTGATCCTGACGGACCGCCTTAACAGTACCGGGGCCAATGACGTCATTATCCGCCCGAAGAAAAAAGACAACCTGAATCTTATAGAAGTTCAAATCCCCGCTGCGGATCCTGCCAAGCGCGAGGAAACCAAGGCCATCCTGACCAAAGTAGCCAAGCTTCAGATTCTTCCTGTCCACCCGCGTAACAACGAACTGGTGGCGGAGGGTCGCATTCGCGTTCCCGGCTACAGGATGTATGAATATACCTTCAAAAACGGCAAGGGTGAGGACGTCACGGAAAAAATATTCCTGGAAAAGCGTGAATCGCTGACAGGCAGGGATATCGTGCGCGCCGGAGTGGATCTGGCCCGTCCCGGCCACGTCAACGTCACCCTGAGCAACGAAGGGGCGGACAAGATGTATAACCTGACTTCCCGCATGCAGCTGGGCCACGACCGCATGGCCATTGTGCTGGATGATGTGGTCAAGAGCGCCCCAACGGTCCAGGCCATTCTGTCGAAAAGTTTTGAAATCAGCGGGCTGGATGCTCCCGGAGAGGCTGAAGCCCTGACGAAGGTGCTTTCCAACCCCCTTACCAACAAGCTCAATTTTGAGTCCGCCAGTGAAATTTCCGCCTCTTTGGGGCATACGGCCCTCCTTCAGGGGGAATACGCTGGCATTACGGGATTGATCCTCTGCTTCATCATGATGATCATCTACTACCGCTTTGCCGGTTTGGTGGCTATCATGGGTCTGACGATCAATGCCCTGCTTCTTCTGGGAGCCATGTCTATCTTCGGGTTTGAGCTGACGCTGCCGGGTATTGCCGGTATTGTGCTGACTCTGGGCGTGGCGGTGGACTCGAACGTGTTGATTTATGAACGCCTGCGGGAAGAAAAGGAAATGGGGCGCCCCTTCCGCGTGGCTATCCGCAACTCCTTTGACAAGGCGTTCTCCGCCATCTTTGACTCCAATATCACCTCGCTCATTACCGCCGTCATCCTGTACTGGATGGCAACCGGCACCATCAAGGGGTTTGCCGTCACGTTGACAGTAGGCGTCATCACTTCCATGATTGGGGCGATTCTCGTTACCCGCGTCCTGTTCTACTGGGCGGATACCGTCGGCATGATGAAGGATCTTAAATTCCTCAACCTCTTCAAGAAAAAGACGAACATCGACTTCATGAGCCAGAAAATCTGGTCCTGCTCTCTTTCCGCCATTCTGCTGATGATATGCATTGTATTTGGCGCCGTAAAGGGCAAGGATTGCCTGGGCATGGACTTTACGGGCGGTTCTTCCATTTCCTATCTGGTGAACAAGGGTGACATCTCCTTCCGGGAAGTGGAAGGCGTGGTCAACAAGCTGTCCCTGACCCAGAAGGCTACGGTGCAGGAGGTGGCGGAGTCCACGGACAGCAGCAAAGTGAATATTCTGATTAATTTCTCCGACCATGCCCAGGACAAGGAGGCTATCACCACGGCATTGGACAAGGCGTTTCCGGTTCTGGACAACGCTCCGTTCAGTGAAGAAACCATCGGGCAGTCCATGGGGTACGATACGCTCATTACTTCCGCATGGGCCCTTTTCTTCGGCATTCTGGGAATCATGGTTTACCTGACGGTGCGGTTTGAATGGACCTTCGCCATTGGTGCGGTCATCGCCCTGACGCATGACGTCCTGCTGGTGCTTGGCCTGGTGATTGTCAGCGGAACGGAGCTGAATGTTATTCATATTGGCGCGTTGTTGACGGTGGCGGGGTACTCCATCAATGACAAAATTATCGTATTTGACCGCATCCGCGAATTCCTCCGCTTCTCCGACCCGAATGAAAGCGCTTCACAAATCATGAACGAAGCCATTAACCAGACGCTTTCCCGTACTATTTTGACCTCTCTTTCCACGCTGGCCGTGCTGGTGTGCCTGTACTTCTTTGGAGGTCCTTCCATGGAAGACTTCGCCTGGACGATTTCCGCAGGCATTTTGATTGGTACGTACTCCTCCATCTTCATCGCTTCTCCGGCGGCTCTTTTCTTCTCCCGGAAGCATGGGTTGCATGAAGAAGTCAGACAGGCCATGAAGGCCGGAGCCTGA
- a CDS encoding EF-hand domain-containing protein — protein MTKQMIIAAAFAACSAFAQDAPPPPAPEAPSDAPEMQPPPERRGGHRHHAGGRDRQGPKRVQMKRIDPGIMIVGEELVLAKYDTDKDGKLSDEEIAVLQADVKKAQEAKKAAILKKFDKDGDGKLSKEERKAMQEEWLKDHPEAAKRMEEMKARQEARKAEILKKYDKDGDGKLSDEEKKAMREDWAKNHPEAAKRMEEMKARQEAHAAAMIKKFDKDGDGKLSPEELQSIPPHHGQPGPHHAVPGGPKGPRMPNMDGPRRPGGPRAEGPRAPRGPEGRRGGEGRREDGNRGPHGNRPNGPRPQLDPNRAPIMAAGWILIEEKYDADKDGKLNEAEMAQLNADASKALEARREARKAARGNNDMPPPPAPAQEEGDDE, from the coding sequence ATGACCAAGCAAATGATTATCGCCGCGGCTTTTGCCGCATGTTCCGCGTTCGCTCAGGACGCTCCGCCGCCTCCCGCTCCGGAGGCTCCTTCCGATGCTCCTGAAATGCAGCCCCCCCCTGAAAGAAGGGGAGGTCATCGCCACCATGCCGGAGGCAGAGACCGCCAGGGGCCAAAACGAGTTCAGATGAAGAGAATCGATCCCGGTATCATGATTGTCGGAGAAGAACTGGTATTGGCCAAATACGATACCGACAAGGACGGAAAGCTTTCCGACGAGGAAATAGCCGTTCTGCAAGCCGACGTCAAGAAGGCCCAGGAAGCCAAGAAAGCCGCCATCCTGAAGAAATTTGACAAGGATGGGGACGGCAAGCTTTCCAAGGAGGAAAGAAAGGCTATGCAGGAAGAATGGCTTAAGGACCATCCGGAAGCTGCCAAACGCATGGAAGAAATGAAAGCCCGCCAGGAAGCCAGGAAAGCCGAAATTCTTAAGAAGTACGATAAGGATGGCGATGGCAAGCTTTCCGACGAGGAAAAGAAAGCCATGCGGGAAGATTGGGCAAAAAACCATCCGGAAGCTGCCAAGCGCATGGAAGAAATGAAAGCCCGCCAGGAAGCCCACGCCGCCGCCATGATCAAAAAATTTGACAAAGACGGCGACGGGAAGCTCTCCCCGGAAGAATTGCAGTCCATTCCCCCTCATCACGGCCAGCCCGGCCCGCACCATGCCGTTCCCGGTGGCCCCAAAGGACCGAGAATGCCCAACATGGACGGTCCGAGGCGTCCGGGAGGCCCCAGAGCTGAAGGCCCCCGCGCTCCCAGAGGACCGGAAGGCCGCAGAGGCGGTGAAGGACGCCGTGAAGACGGTAACCGGGGCCCCCACGGCAACCGCCCTAACGGTCCCCGTCCCCAGCTTGACCCCAACCGCGCCCCGATCATGGCTGCCGGATGGATCCTGATTGAAGAAAAGTATGACGCCGACAAGGACGGAAAATTGAATGAGGCTGAAATGGCCCAGCTCAACGCTGACGCTTCCAAGGCTCTTGAAGCGCGCAGGGAAGCCAGAAAGGCAGCCCGCGGCAACAACGACATGCCTCCCCCTCCCGCCCCGGCACAGGAGGAAGGGGATGATGAATAA
- a CDS encoding prepilin peptidase, with product MPDAFPAWVIPVVFGLMGACIGSFLNVVIYRMPRGVSVNDPARSFCPECGKPIPWFLNIPVLSWLALRGKSACCGTRISFRYCFVELLTALLFVAIGWKYADASTGAAVLLCLWTAMAIVIMFIDAEHLIVFRSQAFIGALAGTGACALYPFLLPDSHVMTWTDAFTASVLGGAAGYAVIRLVIELGKLLFGTWKQHFDVPAPWSLREPESEREELQLIVNGQPHDWSMLFHRSTDKAVLSGGSVTIDGKTHPACSVTLRYDRIEMENGDVFLLERLESVEGNLTDIHASREAMGSGDAWILMMAGCACGWQGALFSLFLGSLLGIVQAAASRMGFGRNLPFGPALLSAALIWLLGGSQWWQAYIRFISGE from the coding sequence ATGCCTGACGCCTTTCCCGCATGGGTGATTCCCGTGGTTTTCGGCCTGATGGGGGCCTGCATAGGCTCCTTCCTGAACGTGGTTATCTACCGCATGCCGCGGGGCGTCTCCGTCAACGATCCGGCGCGTTCCTTCTGCCCGGAATGCGGAAAACCCATTCCCTGGTTCCTGAATATTCCGGTTCTGAGCTGGCTGGCTCTCCGGGGTAAATCCGCCTGCTGCGGAACGCGCATCAGCTTCCGATATTGCTTTGTGGAGCTGCTCACGGCCCTGCTCTTCGTGGCCATTGGCTGGAAATACGCGGACGCTTCCACAGGAGCAGCCGTCCTGCTCTGCCTGTGGACTGCCATGGCCATTGTCATCATGTTCATTGACGCGGAACATCTGATTGTCTTCCGCTCTCAGGCATTTATCGGCGCCTTGGCCGGAACGGGGGCCTGCGCCCTTTACCCTTTCCTCCTGCCGGACAGCCATGTCATGACCTGGACGGACGCCTTCACGGCATCCGTGCTGGGAGGAGCGGCAGGGTATGCGGTCATCAGGCTGGTGATTGAATTGGGGAAGCTTCTGTTCGGCACCTGGAAACAGCATTTTGACGTTCCCGCCCCGTGGAGTTTGAGGGAACCGGAATCCGAGCGGGAGGAACTTCAGCTCATCGTCAACGGCCAGCCTCACGACTGGTCCATGCTTTTCCACCGGTCTACGGACAAGGCCGTCCTTTCCGGAGGTTCCGTCACCATTGACGGCAAAACGCACCCTGCCTGCTCCGTCACGCTGCGGTACGACAGGATAGAGATGGAAAACGGGGACGTTTTTCTTCTGGAAAGACTGGAAAGCGTGGAGGGAAATCTGACGGATATCCATGCCAGCAGGGAAGCCATGGGATCAGGCGACGCCTGGATTCTGATGATGGCCGGATGCGCGTGCGGCTGGCAGGGCGCCCTGTTCAGCCTTTTCCTCGGCTCCCTGCTGGGGATTGTACAGGCTGCCGCCTCACGCATGGGGTTCGGCAGAAACCTCCCCTTTGGCCCCGCTCTTCTCAGCGCCGCTCTGATCTGGCTGCTGGGCGGCAGCCAGTGGTGGCAGGCCTACATTCGCTTTATTTCCGGCGAATAA
- a CDS encoding TIGR00730 family Rossman fold protein has protein sequence MKHPDFLDNRDFTGEDKKRPSTMSMDSSYQTLEGAVKKLSEIASTRHDPRYLQEYIKTGINMAQSAASDHDFTVLIRSGREMYRANCVFAPYRHIRKISVFGSARIRNDEPAYETAREFAREASEHGYMVITGGGPGIMQAANEGAGEQRSFGLNITLPYEQTSNHVVAHSDKLINFYYFFVRKLNFVAESDAMVAFPGGFGTMDEVFETLTLIQTGKATIYPIVLLDSPGKTFWLNWLAFIRVELVDSGLISADDLHLIHVTKNPAEAMEHIDRFYRIFHSYRFVGDSIVIRLNAQLPAQWVEHLERDFSDLILPGGKMIQSGPLPDEADEPHLDRLPRLVFPIKRGNYGRLRLLIDRINQTPSRTYSPPTHA, from the coding sequence ATGAAGCATCCTGATTTTTTGGACAACAGGGATTTTACAGGTGAAGACAAGAAACGCCCCTCCACCATGTCCATGGATTCCAGCTACCAGACTCTGGAAGGCGCCGTTAAAAAGCTTTCCGAAATAGCCTCCACCAGGCACGATCCCCGCTACCTCCAAGAGTATATCAAAACGGGAATCAACATGGCCCAGTCCGCCGCCTCGGACCATGATTTTACCGTCCTGATCCGCTCCGGGCGGGAGATGTACCGCGCCAACTGCGTTTTCGCCCCGTACCGCCACATCCGCAAGATTTCCGTCTTCGGCTCCGCCCGCATCAGGAATGACGAACCGGCGTATGAAACGGCGAGGGAATTCGCCAGGGAAGCCAGCGAACACGGCTACATGGTCATTACCGGAGGCGGACCGGGCATCATGCAGGCAGCCAATGAAGGGGCGGGAGAGCAACGCTCCTTCGGCCTGAACATCACCCTGCCGTATGAACAGACCTCCAACCATGTGGTGGCCCACAGCGACAAACTCATCAATTTTTATTACTTTTTCGTCAGAAAACTGAACTTCGTGGCGGAAAGCGACGCCATGGTGGCATTCCCCGGAGGCTTCGGAACCATGGATGAAGTGTTTGAAACACTCACTCTGATCCAGACGGGAAAAGCGACCATTTACCCGATCGTCCTTCTGGATTCCCCCGGCAAAACCTTCTGGCTGAACTGGCTGGCCTTCATTCGCGTGGAACTGGTGGATTCCGGACTGATTTCCGCAGACGATCTTCATCTCATCCATGTCACTAAAAATCCGGCGGAAGCCATGGAACACATCGACCGTTTTTACCGGATTTTCCACTCCTACCGTTTTGTCGGAGATTCCATCGTCATCCGGCTGAATGCGCAGCTTCCCGCCCAGTGGGTGGAACATCTGGAACGGGACTTTTCAGACCTGATTCTGCCTGGGGGGAAAATGATCCAGAGCGGCCCCCTGCCGGATGAAGCGGACGAACCACACCTGGACCGCCTGCCCCGGCTCGTCTTCCCCATCAAACGCGGCAACTACGGCAGGCTGAGGTTGCTGATTGACCGCATCAACCAGACGCCCAGCCGAACCTATTCCCCGCCCACCCATGCCTGA